In Thermosulfurimonas sp. F29, the sequence CCGACAGGCTTACGGGAAAACCGCGCCGGGGAGTGTGGTTCCTGACCCTCGAACGGAGGCGGTTCGAGAGGGTAACCCTGGGGCGGGACCGAGAGGGGCGAGTCTCTCCGGTAAGACCCGTTCTGGACCTGCATCTCTCCTATGTCAACGCCGCCGACGAGGTGGTGGTGGAGGACTGGCATCCCGCGGGCTCTGTGGAGCGTCCGGTGAGCCCTCATACTGTCGGGCCCGGTGACACCCTTCGGAGCCTGGAGATCCTGAAGCGTCTGGGCCTTTTACCATGAAGGTCCCTTCCGTGCGTCTTTCTCCCCGGGGAGTGCGCAGGGTCCTTGCCGGCCGCCTGTGGCTCGAGGAGAGGGACCTCGCCGAACGCCCCTCCGAGCCCCCGGGCACGGAGGTGCGCCTGCTTTCACCGGAGGGATACTTCCTGGCCCGGGGCTACACGAACCCCCGCAGTCGCATTCCCGTGCGCATCTTCTCCCGGGAGGATCAGTCCCTGGATGTGCCCTTTCTTGCGGAACTCTTCAAACGGGCCCTAAACCTGAGACGAAAAATTTATCCCGGGGAGGAAGCCTTTCGTCTGATCCACGGAGAGGGGGACGGGATTCCGGGGCTTACGGTGGATGTTTACGGCGGGGTGATTGTGGTGCAGATCTCCACCGCCGGTCTGGAGAGGCGGCGGGAAGAAATCCTGGCGGCGCTCTCCGGGGTCCTTTCGCCCTCGGCCCTGGTCCTGCGGAACGATCTCCCGGTGCGCCGGGAGGAGGGCCTCGATCTTTATGTGGAGGTGGTCTCGGGGCGCGTCGATCCCCCCATCGAGATCACCATGGACGGCCTGCGCTTTCTGGTGGACCCCCTCGAGGGACAGAAGACCGGATTTTTCCTGGATCAGCGGGAAAACCGCCGGTTCGTAAGAAGGCTCTCCCGGGAGGCCCTGGTGCTGGACCTTTTCGCCTACACCGGGGCCTTCGGGATTTATGCCCTGGCCGGAGGGGCCCGGCGCGTCTTCGCGGTGGAGCGTTCGGAAAGGGCCCTGGCCCTGGCCGAGGAAACGGCCCGTCTGAACGGTTTCGGGGATCGGTTCTTTCCCATTCCGGGACGGGTGGAGGAGTTCCTCCGCGAGGCCCCGGATACGGATCTGGTGATCCTCGATCCCCCGGCCTTCGTGAAAACTCATCGGGCCCTTTCCGCAGGACTCGAAAAATACCGGGAGGTAAATCGCCTGGCCCTGAGGGCCCTCGGGCGGGGCCTGCTCTTCACCTCTTCGTGTTCACAATTCGTTTCCGGAGAAAAGCTTCTCGAGATCGTGCGAGGGCTTTCCCGGGGAAGGTCCCTGAGACTCCTCTCCCGCCACTTTCAGGCCCCGGACCATCCGGAGAATCCGGCCCATCCCGAAACGCTCTACCTCAAGGGCTTTACCTTCTGGGTCTCCGGGGTTTAAACTGAAAATCGTGATAAAGAATATTCGAAAGTGGAGGGAATTTGAAAGGCGATGGGAGGCGGAACAGCCCGTCGATTACCGGGCCAACTATCGGATTTTTATGGAATTGATGGAAATGGCCCGAAAGATGGGGGTATGGCCCCCCTCCGATCCTCTGGAGGGTCTGGAGGTGGATATCAAAGTGGCCCGCCTTCTGAATCGTTTTCGTTATGAATCTTCTTCCCGTTCTGGCTAAAATTCTCGATCAGAACGAGATTCCTTACATGATTATCGGGGGGCAGGCCGTTCTTCTTTACGGAATTCCCCGCCTTACCCGGGATATTGATATCACTCTGGGACTGGAAGCCACATCCGTGGAAAAACTTCTGGAATTGGTGGAAAGAGTCGGCCTTCAGGTACTGGTAAAAGATCCTCGTCGTTTTGTAGCTGAGACCTGGGTCTTACCCACTCTTCACTCAGAGACGGGTTTGAGGGTGGATTTTATTTTTTCCTGGAGTCCATTTGAACAGGAAGCCTTAAAGAGGGTTAGGGAAGTAATCATCGAGGGGTATCCGGTAAAGTTTGCTTCTCCCGAAGATGTGATTATTCACAAGATGCTGGCCGGAAGACCCCGAGATCTTGAAGATGTACAGGGTATTTTGAGCAAACAAAAGGTGGATTTTGAGAGGATTCGTATCTGGCTGGCCCGTTTTTCCGAGGTAGCCGGCCGCGACCTCGTGCAGGAATTCGATCAACTTCTAAAGAAAGCTACCTGAGGATCCCGGCCAGGAAGTCCTGGATCAGGGTGTCCGGCCCCATGTCCGGGGCACCCCCGGTCACCACCCGGATACGGGCGGCCTCTAGCCTCTCCTTCCATTCCGGAGCGACCTCCGGCGCCAGAAGGTGCGTGGCCACCTGTTCCTTGAGGAAAGCCTCGAGATCCTGATCCTCGGGGCGCTTGATCACATCCTTGACCCGGACCCTTCCGGCCTCCACATCGTAAACCGCGAAAAGATCGGCGGTGGCCGGATCCCTGGCCAGTTTGTTGCCCTCCACCGGCACGGCCACCCGCATGTAGC encodes:
- a CDS encoding nucleotidyl transferase AbiEii/AbiGii toxin family protein, with translation MNLLPVLAKILDQNEIPYMIIGGQAVLLYGIPRLTRDIDITLGLEATSVEKLLELVERVGLQVLVKDPRRFVAETWVLPTLHSETGLRVDFIFSWSPFEQEALKRVREVIIEGYPVKFASPEDVIIHKMLAGRPRDLEDVQGILSKQKVDFERIRIWLARFSEVAGRDLVQEFDQLLKKAT
- a CDS encoding class I SAM-dependent rRNA methyltransferase, which encodes MKVPSVRLSPRGVRRVLAGRLWLEERDLAERPSEPPGTEVRLLSPEGYFLARGYTNPRSRIPVRIFSREDQSLDVPFLAELFKRALNLRRKIYPGEEAFRLIHGEGDGIPGLTVDVYGGVIVVQISTAGLERRREEILAALSGVLSPSALVLRNDLPVRREEGLDLYVEVVSGRVDPPIEITMDGLRFLVDPLEGQKTGFFLDQRENRRFVRRLSREALVLDLFAYTGAFGIYALAGGARRVFAVERSERALALAEETARLNGFGDRFFPIPGRVEEFLREAPDTDLVILDPPAFVKTHRALSAGLEKYREVNRLALRALGRGLLFTSSCSQFVSGEKLLEIVRGLSRGRSLRLLSRHFQAPDHPENPAHPETLYLKGFTFWVSGV